The following coding sequences lie in one Trueperaceae bacterium genomic window:
- a CDS encoding PfkB family carbohydrate kinase — protein sequence MTRVWTLGELLIDFVPDRTGVSVADAERFTKAAGGAPANVAVGLARLGVASGFVGKVGDDAFGRWLAGVLAGAGVDVTQLRFDAAARTALAFVSLDADGERDFLFYRHPSADQLHRPQDLDRDALARGDVLHHGSISAIQEPSRSATLAAIDAARTGGAWVSYDPNLRLALWPDADAAREGIRMLWPHAHVVKVSEDELAFLTGATDAAAARTLWHDDLALLVVTRGAAGVDWFTAHDAGHVPGVRVTPVDTTGAGDAFVAALLAAWTTTPGLADDRAALEGALARANAYAALATTRPGAIPALVDRGTWDAFVRERGLDAASEPADGDAAND from the coding sequence ATGACCCGCGTCTGGACGCTCGGGGAGCTGTTGATCGATTTCGTGCCCGACCGGACCGGCGTCTCCGTCGCCGACGCCGAACGGTTCACGAAGGCGGCGGGCGGGGCGCCCGCCAACGTCGCGGTGGGGCTGGCGCGGCTGGGGGTCGCGTCGGGCTTCGTCGGCAAGGTCGGTGACGACGCCTTCGGTCGCTGGCTGGCCGGCGTCCTGGCGGGCGCGGGGGTGGACGTCACCCAGCTCCGCTTCGACGCCGCCGCCCGCACCGCGCTGGCGTTCGTGTCCCTCGACGCGGACGGCGAGCGCGACTTCCTGTTCTACCGCCACCCCTCCGCCGACCAGCTGCACCGGCCCCAGGACCTCGATCGCGACGCGTTGGCGCGCGGCGACGTCCTGCACCACGGCAGCATCAGCGCGATCCAGGAGCCGTCGCGCAGCGCGACGCTCGCCGCGATCGACGCCGCGCGGACGGGGGGCGCGTGGGTCAGTTACGACCCGAACCTCCGCCTGGCGTTGTGGCCCGACGCCGACGCGGCGCGCGAGGGGATCCGCATGCTGTGGCCCCACGCGCACGTCGTCAAGGTGTCGGAGGACGAACTCGCGTTCCTGACCGGCGCGACCGACGCCGCCGCCGCCCGGACGCTGTGGCACGACGATCTCGCCCTGTTGGTGGTCACGCGGGGCGCGGCGGGGGTCGATTGGTTCACGGCGCACGATGCGGGGCACGTCCCGGGGGTGCGCGTCACGCCGGTGGACACGACCGGCGCGGGCGACGCCTTCGTCGCGGCGCTCCTGGCGGCGTGGACGACCACGCCGGGCCTGGCCGACGACCGCGCGGCGTTGGAGGGGGCGCTGGCCCGCGCGAACGCCTACGCGGCGCTGGCCACGACGCGGCCCGGTGCGATCCCCGCGCTCGTGGACCGCGGGACGTGGGACGCGTTCGTCCGCGAGCGTGGGCTCGACGCCGCCTCCGAGCCCGCGGACGGCGACGCCGCGAACGACTGA
- a CDS encoding 2-oxoglutarate dehydrogenase E1 component: MPDSDASDPPLHGSSLAFAEEMYVTYLRDPDAVPEAWRRYFDDAGTPEGGLRGRPDLGPTFLPRSVFRGPPRAGGDGASDLQHRADKLTRNYRVLGHRVAHLDPLAEDAHAPDPARLPELDPAAYGFTDADMDAPVLASGVAGADTLGGLIDGLRETYTRAIGAQFMHIDDLAMRVFLRERMEATRNRLTLSRETQLRILTKLTDAEIFEHFIQKKYIGAKSFSLEGGETLIPLLDQAIEKAGRQGVREIVLGMAHRGRLNVLANVMGKSPRTIFREFDDVDPEMHRSSGDVKYHLGYSSDWTTQTGETVHLSLAFNPSHLEFVNPVVLGRVRAKQDRVGDTRRVRGMPILIHGDAAFIGEGIVQETLNLSDLESYRVGGALHVIVNNQLGFTTDVEQSRSTPYASDVAKMLQAPILHVNGEDPEAVAQVIELAMDFRERFQRDVVIDMYCYRRHGHNEGDEPGFTQPEMYDVIRRRSTVREAYLERLLALGEVTREEADAIAEARRAHLERELSVARSDDFQLSYSHGEGVWAPYVGGDDADVPDVDTGLDPATAAQLLHATATVPDGFTPHPKIARALQARRRMADGEAPLDWAAGEALAFASLAAEGVRVRLTGQDSERGTFSHRHAVLHDRSEDRTHVPLAHVAPDQGPVEIANSPLSEAGVLGFEYGYSLDMPDALVAWEAQFGDFVNAAQVVIDQFIASGEDKWNRLSGLVMLLPHGYEGQGPEHSSARLERFLQLAAEDNLQVAYPTTPAQIFHLLRRQVRRAWRKPLVVMTPKSLLRSPDATSPLHDVTQGRFQRVLDDPVFATKTAAKRVKRILACSGKVAYDLMHERDRRGRDDVAILRLEQLYPRPDAALAEVLGRYPKRAPLRWVQEEPANMGAWSFLRTAWGSEAFGRSFDGVLRPASASPATGSGTSHKLEQEELLHAAFEDDA; encoded by the coding sequence ATGCCCGATTCCGACGCCTCGGACCCGCCCCTCCACGGCTCGAGCCTGGCGTTCGCCGAAGAGATGTACGTCACCTACCTCCGGGATCCCGACGCGGTCCCGGAGGCGTGGCGTCGCTACTTCGACGACGCCGGGACCCCCGAGGGCGGCCTGCGCGGCCGCCCCGACCTCGGGCCCACGTTCCTCCCCCGCAGCGTCTTCCGCGGGCCGCCGCGCGCCGGCGGGGACGGCGCCAGCGACCTGCAGCACCGCGCCGACAAACTCACCCGCAACTACCGGGTCCTCGGCCACCGCGTGGCGCACCTCGACCCCCTCGCCGAGGACGCGCACGCCCCCGACCCCGCCCGCCTCCCCGAGCTCGATCCCGCCGCCTACGGCTTCACCGACGCCGACATGGACGCCCCCGTCCTGGCGTCCGGCGTCGCCGGCGCCGACACCCTCGGGGGGCTCATCGACGGGCTGCGCGAGACGTACACCCGCGCCATCGGTGCGCAGTTCATGCACATCGACGACCTGGCGATGCGGGTGTTCCTCCGCGAACGCATGGAGGCGACCCGCAACCGCCTCACGTTGTCGCGCGAGACGCAGCTGCGCATCCTCACGAAACTGACCGACGCGGAGATCTTCGAGCACTTCATCCAGAAGAAGTACATCGGCGCCAAGAGCTTCAGCCTCGAGGGGGGCGAGACCCTCATCCCGCTGCTGGACCAGGCGATCGAGAAGGCCGGCCGGCAGGGCGTGCGCGAGATCGTGCTCGGCATGGCGCACCGCGGTCGCCTCAACGTCCTCGCCAACGTCATGGGCAAGAGCCCCCGCACGATCTTCCGGGAGTTCGACGACGTCGATCCCGAGATGCACCGCAGCAGCGGCGACGTGAAGTACCACCTCGGCTACTCGAGCGACTGGACGACGCAGACCGGCGAGACCGTCCACCTCAGCCTCGCGTTCAACCCCAGCCACCTGGAGTTCGTCAACCCGGTCGTGCTGGGCCGCGTGCGGGCCAAACAGGATCGCGTGGGCGACACCCGCCGGGTGCGGGGCATGCCGATCCTGATCCACGGCGACGCGGCGTTCATCGGCGAGGGGATCGTCCAGGAGACGCTGAACCTCTCCGACCTCGAGAGCTACCGCGTGGGCGGCGCGCTGCACGTGATCGTCAACAACCAGCTCGGCTTCACGACCGACGTCGAGCAGAGCCGCAGCACGCCGTACGCCAGCGACGTCGCGAAGATGCTGCAGGCCCCCATCCTGCACGTCAACGGCGAGGACCCCGAAGCGGTCGCGCAGGTCATCGAGCTGGCGATGGATTTCCGCGAGCGCTTCCAGCGCGACGTCGTGATCGACATGTACTGCTACCGCCGGCACGGCCACAACGAGGGGGACGAGCCCGGCTTCACGCAACCGGAGATGTACGACGTCATCAGGCGCCGCTCGACGGTGCGCGAGGCGTACCTGGAGCGGCTGTTGGCGCTCGGGGAGGTGACGCGCGAGGAGGCGGATGCGATCGCCGAAGCCCGCCGCGCGCACCTGGAACGCGAACTGTCGGTCGCGCGGAGCGACGACTTCCAGCTGTCCTACTCGCACGGCGAGGGCGTCTGGGCCCCGTACGTCGGCGGGGACGACGCCGACGTGCCCGACGTCGACACCGGCCTCGACCCCGCCACCGCCGCGCAGCTGCTGCACGCCACCGCGACGGTGCCGGACGGCTTCACGCCGCACCCGAAGATCGCGCGGGCGCTGCAGGCCCGCCGCCGCATGGCGGACGGCGAGGCGCCGCTCGATTGGGCGGCGGGGGAGGCGCTGGCGTTCGCCAGCCTCGCCGCGGAGGGCGTCCGCGTGCGCCTCACGGGGCAGGACAGCGAACGCGGGACCTTCTCGCACCGGCACGCGGTGCTGCACGACCGCAGCGAGGACCGCACGCACGTGCCCCTCGCGCACGTCGCGCCGGACCAGGGGCCGGTCGAGATCGCCAACAGCCCGCTCAGCGAGGCGGGCGTGCTCGGCTTCGAGTACGGCTACAGCCTCGACATGCCCGACGCGCTGGTGGCGTGGGAGGCGCAGTTCGGGGACTTCGTGAACGCCGCGCAGGTCGTCATCGACCAGTTCATCGCGTCCGGCGAGGACAAGTGGAACCGCCTGTCGGGCCTGGTGATGCTGCTGCCGCACGGCTACGAAGGCCAGGGCCCCGAGCACTCCTCGGCGCGGCTCGAGCGGTTCCTGCAGCTTGCGGCGGAGGACAACCTGCAGGTCGCCTACCCGACGACGCCCGCTCAGATCTTCCACCTGCTGCGCCGGCAGGTGCGGCGCGCGTGGCGCAAGCCGCTCGTCGTGATGACGCCCAAGAGCCTGCTGCGCTCGCCCGACGCCACCTCGCCGCTGCACGACGTCACGCAGGGCCGCTTCCAGCGCGTGCTGGACGACCCGGTGTTCGCGACGAAGACCGCCGCCAAACGCGTCAAACGGATCCTGGCGTGCAGCGGCAAGGTCGCCTACGACCTGATGCATGAACGCGACCGCCGGGGCCGCGACGACGTCGCCATCCTGCGTCTCGAGCAGCTGTACCCCCGCCCCGACGCCGCCCTCGCCGAGGTGCTGGGGCGCTACCCGAAGCGCGCCCCGCTGCGCTGGGTGCAGGAGGAGCCGGCCAACATGGGCGCCTGGAGCTTCCTGCGGACCGCGTGGGGCAGCGAGGCGTTCGGACGGTCGTTCGACGGGGTCCTGCGGCCCGCCTCCGCCAGCCCCGCCACCGGATCCGGCACCAGCCACAAGCTGGAGCAGGAGGAGCTCCTGCACGCCGCCTTCGAGGACGACGCGTGA
- the odhB gene encoding 2-oxoglutarate dehydrogenase complex dihydrolipoyllysine-residue succinyltransferase — protein sequence MTDVKVPSVGESITEVFLGAWLKQPGDAVAKDEPLVEVETDKATLEVPAPEAGVLSEILAEEGATAEVGQVIARVDETATGDAAPVQDAPAEDAPADAAPASAPTPEPPAPATGPAGAVMPAAQRLLDAHGLDAAQVPASGPGGRLLKEDVQRHLDAQGTTDAASTGAPATAPTTAAAVRGEEAVPMSPLRRTIARRLVEAQQTAALLTTFNEVDMSAVMALRSTYKDAFEKRYGVRLGFMSFFVKAAIDALKAIPQLNAEIRDDAILYKDYYDVAVAVSTKKGLVTPVVRDAESLSFAEIESTIADFGVRAQANQLTPDELTGGTFTISNGGVFGSLLSTPIVNPPQSGVLGMHSIQQRPVAVDGEVVIRPMMYLALTYDHRIVDGREAVTFLKRIKDAVETPARLLIEV from the coding sequence ATGACCGACGTCAAGGTGCCCTCCGTGGGCGAATCGATCACCGAGGTGTTCCTCGGCGCGTGGCTCAAGCAGCCGGGCGACGCCGTCGCGAAGGACGAACCGCTCGTCGAGGTGGAGACCGACAAGGCCACCCTCGAGGTCCCCGCCCCCGAGGCGGGCGTCCTGTCCGAGATCCTCGCCGAGGAGGGCGCCACCGCCGAGGTCGGCCAGGTCATCGCCCGCGTCGACGAGACCGCCACCGGCGACGCCGCCCCGGTGCAGGACGCGCCGGCGGAGGACGCGCCGGCCGACGCGGCCCCCGCGAGCGCCCCGACGCCGGAGCCACCCGCCCCGGCGACCGGCCCCGCCGGCGCCGTCATGCCCGCCGCCCAGCGGCTGCTGGACGCGCACGGGCTGGACGCCGCCCAGGTGCCCGCCAGCGGGCCCGGCGGGCGGCTGCTGAAGGAGGACGTGCAGCGTCACCTCGACGCGCAGGGCACGACCGACGCCGCCTCGACCGGCGCCCCGGCCACCGCCCCGACCACCGCCGCCGCGGTCCGCGGTGAGGAGGCGGTCCCGATGAGTCCGCTCCGCCGCACCATTGCGCGCCGCCTCGTCGAAGCGCAGCAGACCGCCGCGCTCCTCACGACCTTCAACGAGGTCGACATGAGCGCCGTCATGGCGCTGCGCAGCACGTACAAGGACGCCTTCGAGAAGCGCTACGGGGTCCGCCTGGGCTTCATGAGCTTCTTCGTCAAGGCCGCCATCGACGCGCTCAAGGCGATCCCGCAACTCAACGCCGAAATCCGCGACGACGCGATCCTCTACAAGGACTACTACGACGTCGCCGTCGCGGTGTCGACGAAGAAGGGCCTCGTCACGCCGGTCGTGCGCGACGCGGAATCGCTGAGTTTCGCGGAGATCGAATCCACGATCGCCGACTTCGGGGTCCGCGCCCAAGCGAACCAACTCACGCCCGACGAGTTGACCGGCGGGACGTTCACCATCAGCAACGGCGGGGTGTTCGGCAGCCTCCTCTCCACCCCGATCGTCAACCCGCCGCAGTCCGGCGTGCTGGGGATGCACAGCATCCAGCAGCGCCCCGTCGCGGTCGACGGCGAGGTGGTGATCCGCCCGATGATGTACCTGGCCCTCACGTACGACCACCGCATCGTCGACGGCCGCGAGGCCGTGACGTTCCTGAAGCGCATCAAGGACGCGGTGGAGACCCCCGCGCGCCTCCTGATCGAGGTCTGA
- the lpdA gene encoding dihydrolipoyl dehydrogenase — protein MAKPDPTPDAPRTHDLVVVGAGPGGYVAAIRGAQLGLDVAIVEKEPTLGGTCLRVGCIPSKALLESSEQYHHAGHGLAVHGVHVDPPTLDLDAMMARKDAVVQANTDGVAFLMKKNGVTRYAGTGRLTGPGEVVVDGEDGPTALAAEHVLLATGSRPAALPGVEVDGTVVVDSSGALAFDAVPKRLAVIGAGYIGLELGSVWSRLGSEVTVLEYADRILPGMDAGLAKQARTTFTKQGLHFRLGARVTGVTLKGRGRTRRAVVAVDGGDDVEAERVLLATGRIPNTEGLGLEAVGVATDDRGRIEVDGRFATNVPGVYAIGDVIAGPMLAHKAEEDGVAAVEGIVTGVGHVDYDLVPGVVYTDPEIATVGASEEALKAAGTPYVKGAFPYQANGRARALEATGGKVTILAHADTDRILGVHVIGAHAGDLIAEAVAAMTYGASAEDLARTVHAHPTLAETLKEAALAVHDRALHV, from the coding sequence ATGGCGAAGCCCGACCCCACCCCCGACGCCCCCCGCACGCACGACCTCGTCGTCGTCGGTGCCGGCCCCGGCGGCTACGTCGCCGCCATCCGCGGCGCGCAGCTCGGTCTCGACGTCGCGATCGTCGAGAAGGAACCCACCCTGGGCGGCACCTGCCTCCGGGTGGGGTGCATCCCCAGCAAGGCGCTGCTCGAGTCCAGCGAGCAGTACCACCACGCCGGGCACGGCCTCGCGGTGCACGGCGTGCACGTCGACCCCCCGACCCTCGATCTGGACGCCATGATGGCCCGCAAGGACGCCGTCGTGCAGGCGAACACCGACGGCGTGGCGTTCCTGATGAAGAAGAACGGCGTCACCCGGTACGCCGGCACCGGCCGCCTGACCGGCCCCGGCGAGGTCGTCGTCGACGGGGAGGACGGCCCCACCGCCCTCGCCGCGGAACACGTCCTGCTCGCGACCGGGTCCCGCCCGGCGGCGCTGCCCGGCGTCGAGGTCGACGGCACCGTCGTGGTCGACAGCAGCGGCGCCCTCGCCTTCGACGCCGTCCCGAAGCGCCTCGCGGTCATCGGGGCCGGCTACATCGGCCTCGAGCTCGGGTCGGTCTGGTCGCGCCTCGGGAGCGAGGTGACGGTCCTCGAGTACGCCGACCGGATCCTGCCCGGCATGGACGCCGGCCTCGCGAAGCAGGCGCGGACGACGTTCACCAAGCAGGGCCTCCACTTCCGCCTCGGCGCGCGCGTCACCGGCGTGACCCTGAAGGGTCGCGGCCGGACGCGGCGCGCCGTCGTCGCCGTGGACGGCGGCGACGACGTCGAAGCGGAACGGGTGCTGCTCGCCACCGGTCGTATCCCGAACACCGAGGGGCTCGGCCTCGAGGCGGTCGGCGTCGCGACCGACGACCGCGGCCGCATCGAGGTCGACGGGCGGTTCGCGACGAACGTGCCCGGCGTGTACGCCATCGGGGACGTGATCGCCGGCCCGATGCTGGCGCACAAGGCGGAGGAGGACGGCGTCGCGGCGGTCGAGGGCATCGTGACCGGCGTCGGGCACGTCGACTACGACCTGGTGCCCGGCGTCGTGTACACCGACCCCGAGATCGCGACGGTCGGCGCGAGCGAGGAGGCGTTGAAGGCGGCCGGCACGCCGTACGTCAAGGGGGCGTTCCCCTACCAGGCGAACGGGCGCGCCCGCGCCCTCGAAGCGACCGGCGGGAAGGTCACGATCCTCGCGCACGCCGACACCGACCGCATCCTCGGCGTGCACGTCATCGGGGCGCACGCCGGCGACCTGATCGCCGAAGCGGTCGCCGCCATGACGTACGGCGCCAGCGCCGAGGACCTCGCGCGGACGGTCCACGCGCACCCCACCCTGGCCGAAACACTGAAGGAGGCGGCGCTCGCGGTGCACGACCGCGCGCTGCACGTGTGA
- the mqnE gene encoding aminofutalosine synthase MqnE produces the protein MTRSPTAASGPAVPPASAGAPAAGAPATVVPLPNGHAAPVHDPALARIADKVLSGGRVTFEEGMTLYDTPDLPGLAALADAVRAEKVGDKAYYVHSLRLSQTNVCYVGCTFCGFQRTMDQEGVWDMDLSDVWAFVEKHATPDLVEIHISSGHHPKRGWDYYLDLTRGLTDRGYQVKAWTAAEIHHFARIARPAGTTAPVPYREVLAQLQEAGLVALPGGGAEIFAERVRRRIARAKVDADGWLDVHRAAHELGIPTNATMLYGHVETLEERLDHMMRLRTLQDDAPGFMSFVPLAFQPDNNQLAREIGKTEFTTGLDDLRNLAVARVVLDNVPHVKGYWIMITPELVQVSLGAGVSDVDGTISDERIAHASGASTETGISEGDLIRLIQDAGRVPVKRDAIYTELEVHPARPLA, from the coding sequence ATGACGCGATCCCCCACCGCCGCTTCGGGCCCCGCCGTCCCGCCGGCGTCGGCCGGGGCCCCCGCCGCGGGGGCGCCCGCGACCGTCGTCCCGCTGCCGAACGGCCACGCCGCCCCCGTGCACGACCCCGCCCTCGCCCGCATCGCCGACAAGGTCCTGAGCGGGGGGCGGGTGACGTTCGAGGAGGGCATGACCCTCTACGACACGCCGGACCTGCCCGGCCTCGCCGCCCTCGCCGACGCGGTCCGCGCCGAGAAGGTCGGCGACAAGGCGTACTACGTCCACAGCCTGCGGCTGTCGCAGACGAACGTCTGCTACGTCGGCTGCACCTTCTGCGGCTTCCAACGCACGATGGACCAGGAGGGCGTTTGGGACATGGACCTGAGCGACGTCTGGGCGTTCGTCGAGAAGCACGCGACGCCGGACCTCGTCGAGATCCACATCAGTTCCGGGCACCACCCCAAACGCGGCTGGGACTACTACCTCGACCTCACGCGCGGCCTCACCGACCGCGGCTACCAGGTGAAGGCCTGGACCGCGGCGGAGATCCACCACTTCGCGCGCATCGCGCGGCCCGCCGGCACCACCGCACCGGTCCCCTACCGCGAGGTGCTCGCGCAACTCCAGGAGGCCGGCCTGGTGGCCCTGCCCGGCGGCGGGGCGGAGATCTTCGCCGAACGCGTCCGCCGCCGCATCGCGCGCGCCAAGGTCGACGCCGACGGGTGGCTCGACGTGCACCGCGCCGCCCACGAGCTGGGCATCCCCACGAACGCGACGATGCTGTACGGGCACGTCGAGACGCTCGAGGAGCGCCTCGACCACATGATGCGCCTGCGGACCCTGCAGGACGACGCGCCCGGCTTCATGAGCTTCGTGCCGCTCGCCTTCCAGCCGGACAACAACCAGCTCGCCCGGGAGATCGGCAAGACGGAGTTCACGACCGGTCTCGACGACCTCCGCAACCTCGCGGTCGCCCGCGTGGTGCTGGACAACGTCCCGCACGTCAAGGGCTACTGGATCATGATCACGCCCGAGCTCGTGCAGGTCTCGCTCGGCGCGGGCGTCAGCGACGTCGACGGCACCATCTCCGACGAACGCATCGCGCACGCCTCGGGCGCCTCGACCGAGACCGGCATCAGCGAAGGGGACCTGATCCGCCTCATTCAGGATGCGGGCCGCGTGCCCGTCAAGCGCGACGCGATCTACACCGAACTCGAGGTGCACCCCGCGCGCCCGCTCGCGTGA
- a CDS encoding menaquinone biosynthesis protein — translation MNAFALTQAHDLPAARAAGEERLGVVAYTNVAPLHWGLAPWDEDGHRARFVSGVPTELNAALLRGDVDLTLMSSVAFLRHRHDLAALPDFSVASLGPVHSVTLFHHRPWADLDGARIAVTTASATSVALLEVLLRASGLRATLVPHEDRDLGAMLASFDGALLIGDAALREGVARREIGGVRPHLSDLGERWYDATRLPFTFAVWAYRRDRPPSARMVAKLRAARERGLGHLADVAAAAAPQAGVTPEAMLHYLANFRYHLGPPDRDGLLAFAARAVPDLDPADLRFAEPPADPAPGAPRAGR, via the coding sequence GTGAACGCGTTCGCCCTCACGCAGGCGCACGACCTGCCCGCCGCCCGGGCGGCGGGCGAGGAACGCCTCGGCGTGGTGGCGTACACGAACGTCGCGCCGCTGCATTGGGGCCTCGCGCCGTGGGACGAGGACGGGCACCGCGCCCGCTTCGTATCCGGCGTCCCGACCGAACTCAACGCCGCGCTGCTGCGCGGCGACGTCGACCTGACGCTGATGAGCTCCGTCGCCTTCCTCCGGCACCGCCACGACCTCGCCGCCCTCCCGGACTTCAGCGTCGCCAGCCTCGGTCCGGTCCACAGCGTCACGCTGTTCCACCACCGCCCGTGGGCGGACCTGGACGGGGCGCGCATCGCGGTCACGACCGCCAGCGCGACCAGCGTCGCGCTGCTCGAGGTCCTCCTCCGCGCCTCGGGCCTCCGCGCGACCCTCGTCCCGCACGAGGACCGCGATCTCGGTGCGATGCTGGCGTCGTTCGACGGCGCGCTGCTGATCGGGGATGCGGCGCTGCGCGAGGGCGTCGCCCGCCGCGAGATCGGCGGCGTCCGCCCGCACCTGAGCGACCTCGGCGAACGCTGGTACGACGCCACCCGCCTCCCGTTCACGTTCGCCGTGTGGGCCTACCGCCGCGACCGGCCGCCGTCGGCGCGGATGGTCGCGAAGCTGCGCGCCGCCCGCGAGCGGGGGCTCGGCCACCTCGCCGACGTCGCCGCCGCCGCCGCTCCGCAGGCCGGCGTCACGCCGGAGGCGATGCTGCACTACCTCGCCAACTTCCGCTACCACCTCGGGCCCCCCGACCGCGACGGCCTGCTGGCCTTCGCGGCGCGGGCGGTGCCGGACCTCGACCCCGCCGACCTCCGCTTCGCCGAACCGCCCGCCGACCCCGCGCCCGGCGCGCCCCGCGCGGGGCGGTAG
- the glgX gene encoding glycogen debranching protein GlgX: MPPDAAPAHLRPHPGRPTPLGATWDGGGVNFALYAEHAHAVTLLLFDDADDDAPAAEVALRERTGPVWHGYLPHRRPGQLYGYRVEGPDDPAAGHRFDPTRVLLDPYAKALGRAPAPGPPDPATGAATVDPAPLGRVTEDAFAWGDDRRPDVPWPDTVLYETHVRGLTMRHPDVPERLRGTYLGAASEPVLAHLKALGVTTVSLLPVHAFMTEPALHARGLRNYWGYNSVSFFAPEPRYAAFGIEGAVREVKMMVRAFHEAGLEVLIDVVYNHTAEGDRRGPTVSWRGIDNAGYYKLDPDDPRRYVDYSGTGNTLDAGNPFVVQMITDSLRYWVETMRVDGFRFDLASVLARELYDVNMLAPFFTVIQQDPVLSRVKLIAEPWDVGPGGYQVGNFPWSWAEWNGRYRDTVRAWMAGHEGVLGDLATRVAGSSDLYDRGGRRPFASVNFVTAHDGFTLHDLVRYARRHNEANGEGNRDGHAHPISQNFGVEGPSDDADVEARRERAKRSFVATLVTSQGVPMLLGGDELSRTQGGNNNAYCQDDEVSWYDWRLGEPERAFLAFVRRAFAFRAKHRVLRRSTFLTGRVDASGCTDVVWWHPRGAAMRDEDWEAPDATAVGMLLCAAALRRAPHDPSEDLKDEASVLVLFGGRRPEPFVLPPEPDGGRWRVALSSGDAEEGTTASPGDRLDVGVDGVVALEAVPA, encoded by the coding sequence GTGCCGCCCGACGCCGCGCCCGCCCACCTCCGGCCCCACCCGGGCCGCCCCACGCCGCTGGGGGCGACGTGGGACGGCGGGGGCGTGAACTTCGCGCTGTACGCCGAGCACGCCCACGCCGTCACGCTGCTGTTGTTCGACGACGCGGACGACGACGCGCCCGCCGCGGAGGTCGCGCTGCGCGAGCGGACCGGCCCGGTGTGGCACGGTTACCTGCCGCACCGGCGGCCGGGCCAACTGTACGGCTACCGCGTCGAGGGTCCCGACGATCCGGCGGCCGGCCACCGCTTCGACCCCACCCGGGTGCTGCTCGACCCCTACGCCAAGGCGCTCGGGCGCGCCCCCGCCCCCGGTCCGCCCGACCCCGCGACGGGGGCCGCGACCGTCGACCCGGCGCCGTTGGGGCGGGTCACCGAGGACGCCTTCGCGTGGGGGGACGACCGCCGTCCGGACGTGCCGTGGCCGGACACGGTGCTGTACGAGACGCACGTCCGGGGCCTCACGATGCGGCATCCCGACGTGCCCGAACGGCTGCGCGGCACGTACCTCGGGGCGGCCAGCGAACCGGTGCTGGCGCACCTGAAGGCGCTCGGGGTGACGACGGTGTCGCTCCTCCCGGTCCACGCCTTCATGACCGAGCCGGCCCTCCACGCGCGCGGCCTGCGGAACTACTGGGGCTACAACAGCGTGTCGTTCTTCGCGCCCGAACCGCGCTACGCGGCGTTCGGGATCGAGGGGGCGGTCCGCGAAGTGAAGATGATGGTGCGCGCCTTCCACGAGGCCGGCCTCGAGGTGCTGATCGACGTCGTGTACAACCACACCGCGGAGGGCGACCGCAGGGGTCCCACCGTGTCGTGGCGGGGGATCGACAACGCCGGGTACTACAAGCTCGATCCCGACGACCCGCGCCGCTACGTCGATTACTCCGGAACGGGCAACACCCTGGACGCCGGCAACCCGTTCGTGGTGCAGATGATCACCGACAGCCTCCGCTACTGGGTGGAGACGATGCGCGTCGACGGCTTCCGGTTCGACCTCGCGTCGGTCCTGGCGCGCGAACTGTACGACGTGAACATGCTGGCGCCGTTCTTCACCGTCATCCAGCAGGACCCCGTCCTGAGTCGCGTGAAGTTGATCGCGGAGCCGTGGGACGTGGGGCCCGGCGGCTACCAGGTCGGGAACTTCCCCTGGTCGTGGGCGGAGTGGAACGGCCGCTACCGCGACACCGTCCGCGCGTGGATGGCGGGGCACGAGGGGGTGCTCGGCGACCTGGCGACCCGCGTGGCGGGATCGAGCGACCTGTACGACCGCGGCGGCCGCCGTCCGTTCGCCAGCGTCAACTTCGTCACCGCCCACGACGGCTTCACGCTGCACGACCTGGTGCGGTACGCGCGCCGGCACAACGAAGCGAACGGGGAGGGGAACCGCGACGGGCACGCCCACCCGATCTCGCAGAACTTCGGGGTGGAGGGCCCCAGCGACGACGCGGACGTCGAGGCGCGCCGCGAGCGGGCGAAACGCAGCTTCGTCGCGACCCTCGTCACCTCGCAGGGTGTCCCCATGCTCCTGGGGGGCGACGAGCTGTCCCGGACGCAGGGCGGCAACAACAACGCCTACTGCCAGGACGACGAGGTCTCCTGGTACGACTGGCGGCTGGGCGAACCGGAACGCGCCTTCCTGGCGTTCGTCCGCCGCGCGTTCGCGTTCCGCGCGAAGCACCGCGTGTTGCGTCGCTCGACGTTCCTGACCGGAAGGGTGGACGCCTCGGGCTGCACCGACGTCGTCTGGTGGCACCCGCGCGGCGCGGCGATGCGCGACGAGGACTGGGAGGCGCCGGACGCCACCGCCGTCGGGATGCTGTTGTGCGCCGCCGCGCTCCGCCGCGCCCCGCACGACCCGTCGGAGGACCTGAAGGACGAGGCGTCGGTCCTGGTGCTGTTCGGGGGGCGGCGTCCCGAACCGTTCGTGCTGCCCCCCGAGCCCGACGGCGGCCGGTGGCGCGTCGCGCTGAGCAGCGGCGACGCAGAGGAGGGCACGACCGCGTCGCCCGGCGACCGGCTGGACGTCGGCGTCGACGGCGTCGTCGCCCTCGAGGCGGTCCCGGCGTGA